From a region of the Haematobia irritans isolate KBUSLIRL chromosome 4, ASM5000362v1, whole genome shotgun sequence genome:
- the yellow-h gene encoding L-dopachrome tautomerase yellow-h translates to MQWSRFIAVLAYIIGCACVAAYKPHYTLHPTTGQIQFVPSPTYGYLRELPSKSQQFQIVNEWKYLDFEYPTYGQRQKAIANREFIAENNLPLGVDFYKDRIFITTPRWKDGVPASFGYLPYPPKEQSPPIRPYPNWESHGDPYNPDCSKLISVYRTHVDDCDRIWLIDSGIVNATVSLSQVCPPKIVAYDLHTDEMVVHYQFPPDQVKEDGLHSNIVVDVHKDRCDDAHAYVTDVWRFGLVVYSLRKNRSWRVTNYNFSPDPVASDFNVFGLNFQWLDGIFGISLSKAKTPDEERIVYFHPMASFKEFVVSNALLKDESLWPAKAQDFAKYFVAIGERGVNGQSSTSFINRDGVMFFTQVHRDDVGCWDTKKPYDAPYLHRFLEDKENSTLIQFPNDLKVDRDENLWVISNRLPVFLYSQLNFDEINFRILKANTNSLVKGTICDPMAYIAPQQHHFNPEYIFH, encoded by the exons ATGCAGTGGTCCAGATTCATTGCTGTATTGGCGTACATCATCGGCTGCGCATGCGTTGCGGCATATAAACCACATTATACACTACACCCCACAACAGGACAGATTCAGTTTGTGCCTTCTCCTACATATGGCTATTTACGAGAGCTTCCATCAAAATCACAACAATTTCAAATTGTTAATGAGTGGAAATATTTGGATTTTGAATATCCCACCTACGGCCAAAGGCAGAAAGCCATAGCGAACAG agaatttatAGCCGAAAATAATTTACCATTGGGCGTTGATTTCTACAAGGATCGCATATTCATTACCACACCACGTTGGAAGGATGGAGTACCGGCAAGCTTTGGATATTTGCCCTATCCCCCCAAAGAACAAAGCCCTCCCATTAGACCCTATCCAAATTGGGAATCTCATGGTGATCCCTATAATCCAGACTGCTCCAAACTCATTTCGGTTTATCGTACTCACGTCGATGATTGTGACCGTATATGGTTGATTGATTCGGGTATAGTCAATGCGACGGTTTCACTGAGTCAAGTGTGTCCACCTAAAATTGTCGCCTATGATTTGCATACAGATGAGATGGTAGTACATTATCAGTTTCCTCCAGATCAGGTGAAAGAGGATGGACTGCATTCAAATATTGTGGTGGATGTCCATAAGGATCGTTGTGATGATGCCCATGCTTATGTTACCGATGTATGGCGTTTTGGACTTGTGGTTTATAGTTTGAGAAAGAATCGTAGTTGGCGTGTAACGAACTATAATTTCTCACCCGATCCGGTGGCTTCGGATTTCAATGTTTTTGGTTTGAATTTCCAATGGTTGGATGGCATTTTCGGTATCAGTTTATCCAAGGCTAAAACTCCAGATGAAGAACGTATTGTATATTTCCATCCCATGGCTAGTTTCAAG GAATTTGTTGTCTCCAATGCTTTGCTTAAAGATGAAAGTTTATGGCCTGCAAAAGCCCaagattttgctaaatattttgTAGCCATTGGCGAAAGAGGTGTAAATGGACAATCCTCCACATCCTTTATTAATAGAGATGGAGTAATGTTCTTCACCCAGGTCCATCGTGATGATGTGGGTTGTTGGGATACCAAGAAACCCTATGATGCACCCTATCTCCATCGTTTTCTAgaagacaaggaaaacagtactCTTATCCAATTCCCCAATGACTTGAAAGTGGATCGTGATGAAAATCTCTGGGTTATCAGTAATCGTTTACCCGTTTTCCTGtatagtcaattaaattttgatgagaTTAATTTCCGTATTCTAAAGGCCAATACAAATAGTTTGGTTAAGGGTACTATATGTGATCCCATGGCTTATATAGCTCCCCAGCAACATCACTttaatccagaatatatattccattga